In Drosophila simulans strain w501 chromosome 3R, Prin_Dsim_3.1, whole genome shotgun sequence, a single window of DNA contains:
- the LOC6727094 gene encoding esterase B1 isoform X1 — protein sequence MRRYWVSLTILRHFSLIPNKSVPKVFTNGDLIQQVISFKYEQRKLATAIYSVIKTKSGPVRGVKRNTIWGGSYFSFEKIPFAKPPVGDLRFKAPVAVEPWDQELDCTSPADKPLQTHMFFRKYAGSEDCLYLNVYVKDLQPDKLRPVMVWIYGGGYQVGEASRDMYSPDFFMSKDVVIVTVAYRLGALGFLSLDDPQLNVPGNAGLKDQIMALRWVQQNIEAFGGDSNNITLFGESAGGASTHFLALSPQTEGLIHKAIVMSGSVLCPWTQPPRNNWAYRLAQKLGYTGDNKDKAIFEFLRSISGGEIVKASATVLSNDEKHHRILFAFGPVVEPYATEHTVVTKNPHELMQNSWSHRIPMMFGGTSFEGLLFYPEVSRRPATLDEVGNCKNLLPSDLNLNLDPKLRENYGLQLKKAYFGDEPCNQANMMKFLELCSYREFWHPIYRAALNRVRQSSAPTYLYRFDHDSKLCNAIRIVLCGHQMRGVCHGDDLCYIFHSMLSHQSAPDSPEHKVITGMVDVWTSFAAHGDPNCESIKSLKFAPIENENDFKCLNIGDQFEVMALPELQKIEPVWNSFYASNKL from the exons GGTAATAAGCTTCAAGTACGAGCAGCGCAAGTTGGCGACGGCTATATATTCCGTAATAAAGACAAAATCAGGTCCTGTGCGGGGAGTTAAGAGAAACACAATCTGGGGAGGAAGCTACTTCAGTTTCGAGAAGATACCCTTTGCAAAGCCTCCGGTGGGAGATCTGCGCTTCAAGGCCCCAGTGGCAGTGGAGCCATGGGATCAGGAATTGGATTGCACTTCGCCGGCAGACAAGCCCCTTCAGACGCACATGTTTTTCAGAAAATACGCGGGCTCAGAGGACTGTCTCTACTTAAATGTGTATGTTAAAGAT CTGCAGCCGGATAAACTGCGTCCCGTGATGGTTTGGATCTACGGAGGTGGCTATCAAGTTGGCGAAGCTTCTCGGGATATGTACAGTCCCGACTTTTTCATGTCGAAGGATGTGGTCATAGTCACCGTTGCTTATCGACTGGGTGCCTTGGGCTTCCTCAGCCTGGATGATCCCCAACTAAACGTTCCCGGAAATGCAGGTCTCAAGGATCAAATCATGGCCCTTCGATGGGTGCAACAAAACATCGAAGCATTCGGCGGTGATTCCAACAATATTACACTCTTTGGCGAAAGTGCCGGTGGAGCCTCGACCCACTTCCTTGCACTAAGTCCCCAAACTGAAGGACTTATCCACAAAGCTATCGTTATGTCGGGCAGCGTTTTGTGCCCCTGGACGCAGCCACCGAGAAATAATTGGGCCTATAGGCTGGCCCAAAAATTGGGATACACCGGTGACAATAAGGACAAGGCGATCTTTGAGTTTCTGAGATCAATTAGTGGCGGGGAGATTGTCAAGGCATCCGCAACAGTTCTCAGCAACGATGAAAAGCATCATCGGATCCTTTTCGCCTTTGGACCTGTCGTAGAACCATATGCTACCGAGCACACTGTGGTCACTAAAAACCCGCATGAACTGATGCAGAATAGCTGGAGTCACAGGATACCCATGATGTTTGGGGGCACGAGCTTCGAGGGATTGCTATTCTATCCAG AGGTTTCAAGGCGGCCAGCAACCCTGGATGAGGTGGGTAACTGCAAGAATCTGCTACCGAGCGATCTCAATCTCAACCTAGATCCCAAACTGCGTGAGAACTACGGCTTGCAACTGAAGAAGGCGTACTTCGGCGACGAACCCTGTAACCAGGCAAACATGATGAAGTTTCTCGAGCTGTGCTCATATCGAGAGTTCTGGCACCCCATATACAGGGCAGCTTTGAACCGCGTCCGGCAATCCAGCGCACCCACCTATCTGTATCGATTCGATCACGATTCCAAACTGTGCAACGCCATTAGGATTGTACTTTGCGGTCATCAGATGCGAGGCGTTTGTCATGGTGACGATCTGTGCTATATTTTCCACAGCATGTTGTCGCATCAATCCGCTCCCGATTCTCCGGAACACAAGGTTATAACCGGAATGGTCGACGTTTGGACGAGTTTCGCAGCCCACGGAGACCCGAACTGCGAAAGTATAAAATCACTCAAGTTTGCACCcatcgaaaacgaaaacgactTCAAGTGTCTCAATATTGGGGATCAGTTTGAAGTCATGGCGCTTCCAGAATTGCAAAAAATCGAGCCTGTGTGGAACAGTTTCTACGCCTCAAACAAATTGTAG
- the LOC6727094 gene encoding esterase B1 isoform X2, translating into MAFDMATRFMDILKLTFKVISFKYEQRKLATAIYSVIKTKSGPVRGVKRNTIWGGSYFSFEKIPFAKPPVGDLRFKAPVAVEPWDQELDCTSPADKPLQTHMFFRKYAGSEDCLYLNVYVKDLQPDKLRPVMVWIYGGGYQVGEASRDMYSPDFFMSKDVVIVTVAYRLGALGFLSLDDPQLNVPGNAGLKDQIMALRWVQQNIEAFGGDSNNITLFGESAGGASTHFLALSPQTEGLIHKAIVMSGSVLCPWTQPPRNNWAYRLAQKLGYTGDNKDKAIFEFLRSISGGEIVKASATVLSNDEKHHRILFAFGPVVEPYATEHTVVTKNPHELMQNSWSHRIPMMFGGTSFEGLLFYPEVSRRPATLDEVGNCKNLLPSDLNLNLDPKLRENYGLQLKKAYFGDEPCNQANMMKFLELCSYREFWHPIYRAALNRVRQSSAPTYLYRFDHDSKLCNAIRIVLCGHQMRGVCHGDDLCYIFHSMLSHQSAPDSPEHKVITGMVDVWTSFAAHGDPNCESIKSLKFAPIENENDFKCLNIGDQFEVMALPELQKIEPVWNSFYASNKL; encoded by the exons GGTAATAAGCTTCAAGTACGAGCAGCGCAAGTTGGCGACGGCTATATATTCCGTAATAAAGACAAAATCAGGTCCTGTGCGGGGAGTTAAGAGAAACACAATCTGGGGAGGAAGCTACTTCAGTTTCGAGAAGATACCCTTTGCAAAGCCTCCGGTGGGAGATCTGCGCTTCAAGGCCCCAGTGGCAGTGGAGCCATGGGATCAGGAATTGGATTGCACTTCGCCGGCAGACAAGCCCCTTCAGACGCACATGTTTTTCAGAAAATACGCGGGCTCAGAGGACTGTCTCTACTTAAATGTGTATGTTAAAGAT CTGCAGCCGGATAAACTGCGTCCCGTGATGGTTTGGATCTACGGAGGTGGCTATCAAGTTGGCGAAGCTTCTCGGGATATGTACAGTCCCGACTTTTTCATGTCGAAGGATGTGGTCATAGTCACCGTTGCTTATCGACTGGGTGCCTTGGGCTTCCTCAGCCTGGATGATCCCCAACTAAACGTTCCCGGAAATGCAGGTCTCAAGGATCAAATCATGGCCCTTCGATGGGTGCAACAAAACATCGAAGCATTCGGCGGTGATTCCAACAATATTACACTCTTTGGCGAAAGTGCCGGTGGAGCCTCGACCCACTTCCTTGCACTAAGTCCCCAAACTGAAGGACTTATCCACAAAGCTATCGTTATGTCGGGCAGCGTTTTGTGCCCCTGGACGCAGCCACCGAGAAATAATTGGGCCTATAGGCTGGCCCAAAAATTGGGATACACCGGTGACAATAAGGACAAGGCGATCTTTGAGTTTCTGAGATCAATTAGTGGCGGGGAGATTGTCAAGGCATCCGCAACAGTTCTCAGCAACGATGAAAAGCATCATCGGATCCTTTTCGCCTTTGGACCTGTCGTAGAACCATATGCTACCGAGCACACTGTGGTCACTAAAAACCCGCATGAACTGATGCAGAATAGCTGGAGTCACAGGATACCCATGATGTTTGGGGGCACGAGCTTCGAGGGATTGCTATTCTATCCAG AGGTTTCAAGGCGGCCAGCAACCCTGGATGAGGTGGGTAACTGCAAGAATCTGCTACCGAGCGATCTCAATCTCAACCTAGATCCCAAACTGCGTGAGAACTACGGCTTGCAACTGAAGAAGGCGTACTTCGGCGACGAACCCTGTAACCAGGCAAACATGATGAAGTTTCTCGAGCTGTGCTCATATCGAGAGTTCTGGCACCCCATATACAGGGCAGCTTTGAACCGCGTCCGGCAATCCAGCGCACCCACCTATCTGTATCGATTCGATCACGATTCCAAACTGTGCAACGCCATTAGGATTGTACTTTGCGGTCATCAGATGCGAGGCGTTTGTCATGGTGACGATCTGTGCTATATTTTCCACAGCATGTTGTCGCATCAATCCGCTCCCGATTCTCCGGAACACAAGGTTATAACCGGAATGGTCGACGTTTGGACGAGTTTCGCAGCCCACGGAGACCCGAACTGCGAAAGTATAAAATCACTCAAGTTTGCACCcatcgaaaacgaaaacgactTCAAGTGTCTCAATATTGGGGATCAGTTTGAAGTCATGGCGCTTCCAGAATTGCAAAAAATCGAGCCTGTGTGGAACAGTTTCTACGCCTCAAACAAATTGTAG
- the LOC6727094 gene encoding esterase B1 isoform X3: protein MYLSARVISFKYEQRKLATAIYSVIKTKSGPVRGVKRNTIWGGSYFSFEKIPFAKPPVGDLRFKAPVAVEPWDQELDCTSPADKPLQTHMFFRKYAGSEDCLYLNVYVKDLQPDKLRPVMVWIYGGGYQVGEASRDMYSPDFFMSKDVVIVTVAYRLGALGFLSLDDPQLNVPGNAGLKDQIMALRWVQQNIEAFGGDSNNITLFGESAGGASTHFLALSPQTEGLIHKAIVMSGSVLCPWTQPPRNNWAYRLAQKLGYTGDNKDKAIFEFLRSISGGEIVKASATVLSNDEKHHRILFAFGPVVEPYATEHTVVTKNPHELMQNSWSHRIPMMFGGTSFEGLLFYPEVSRRPATLDEVGNCKNLLPSDLNLNLDPKLRENYGLQLKKAYFGDEPCNQANMMKFLELCSYREFWHPIYRAALNRVRQSSAPTYLYRFDHDSKLCNAIRIVLCGHQMRGVCHGDDLCYIFHSMLSHQSAPDSPEHKVITGMVDVWTSFAAHGDPNCESIKSLKFAPIENENDFKCLNIGDQFEVMALPELQKIEPVWNSFYASNKL, encoded by the exons GGTAATAAGCTTCAAGTACGAGCAGCGCAAGTTGGCGACGGCTATATATTCCGTAATAAAGACAAAATCAGGTCCTGTGCGGGGAGTTAAGAGAAACACAATCTGGGGAGGAAGCTACTTCAGTTTCGAGAAGATACCCTTTGCAAAGCCTCCGGTGGGAGATCTGCGCTTCAAGGCCCCAGTGGCAGTGGAGCCATGGGATCAGGAATTGGATTGCACTTCGCCGGCAGACAAGCCCCTTCAGACGCACATGTTTTTCAGAAAATACGCGGGCTCAGAGGACTGTCTCTACTTAAATGTGTATGTTAAAGAT CTGCAGCCGGATAAACTGCGTCCCGTGATGGTTTGGATCTACGGAGGTGGCTATCAAGTTGGCGAAGCTTCTCGGGATATGTACAGTCCCGACTTTTTCATGTCGAAGGATGTGGTCATAGTCACCGTTGCTTATCGACTGGGTGCCTTGGGCTTCCTCAGCCTGGATGATCCCCAACTAAACGTTCCCGGAAATGCAGGTCTCAAGGATCAAATCATGGCCCTTCGATGGGTGCAACAAAACATCGAAGCATTCGGCGGTGATTCCAACAATATTACACTCTTTGGCGAAAGTGCCGGTGGAGCCTCGACCCACTTCCTTGCACTAAGTCCCCAAACTGAAGGACTTATCCACAAAGCTATCGTTATGTCGGGCAGCGTTTTGTGCCCCTGGACGCAGCCACCGAGAAATAATTGGGCCTATAGGCTGGCCCAAAAATTGGGATACACCGGTGACAATAAGGACAAGGCGATCTTTGAGTTTCTGAGATCAATTAGTGGCGGGGAGATTGTCAAGGCATCCGCAACAGTTCTCAGCAACGATGAAAAGCATCATCGGATCCTTTTCGCCTTTGGACCTGTCGTAGAACCATATGCTACCGAGCACACTGTGGTCACTAAAAACCCGCATGAACTGATGCAGAATAGCTGGAGTCACAGGATACCCATGATGTTTGGGGGCACGAGCTTCGAGGGATTGCTATTCTATCCAG AGGTTTCAAGGCGGCCAGCAACCCTGGATGAGGTGGGTAACTGCAAGAATCTGCTACCGAGCGATCTCAATCTCAACCTAGATCCCAAACTGCGTGAGAACTACGGCTTGCAACTGAAGAAGGCGTACTTCGGCGACGAACCCTGTAACCAGGCAAACATGATGAAGTTTCTCGAGCTGTGCTCATATCGAGAGTTCTGGCACCCCATATACAGGGCAGCTTTGAACCGCGTCCGGCAATCCAGCGCACCCACCTATCTGTATCGATTCGATCACGATTCCAAACTGTGCAACGCCATTAGGATTGTACTTTGCGGTCATCAGATGCGAGGCGTTTGTCATGGTGACGATCTGTGCTATATTTTCCACAGCATGTTGTCGCATCAATCCGCTCCCGATTCTCCGGAACACAAGGTTATAACCGGAATGGTCGACGTTTGGACGAGTTTCGCAGCCCACGGAGACCCGAACTGCGAAAGTATAAAATCACTCAAGTTTGCACCcatcgaaaacgaaaacgactTCAAGTGTCTCAATATTGGGGATCAGTTTGAAGTCATGGCGCTTCCAGAATTGCAAAAAATCGAGCCTGTGTGGAACAGTTTCTACGCCTCAAACAAATTGTAG